The proteins below come from a single Mauremys reevesii isolate NIE-2019 linkage group 6, ASM1616193v1, whole genome shotgun sequence genomic window:
- the SMAD4 gene encoding mothers against decapentaplegic homolog 4 — MDNMSITNTPTSNDACLSIVHSLMCHRQGGESETFAKRAIESLVKKLKEKKDELDSLITAITTNGAHPSKCVTIQRTLDGRLQVAGRKGFPHVIYARLWRWPDLHKNELKHVKYCQYAFDLKCDSVCVNPYHYERVVSPGIDLSGLTLQSSAPSSMLVKDEYVHDFEGQSLSTAEGHSVQTIQHPPSNRASTETYSTPAMLAPTESSTTSTTNFPNIPVASTSQPTSILTGSHSDGLLQIASGPQPGTQQNGFTAQPATYHHNSTTTWTGSRTAAYTPTIPHHQNGHLQHHPPMPHPGHYWPVHNELAFQPPISNHPAPEYWCSIAYFEMDVQVGETFKVPSSCPVVTVDGYVDPSGGDRFCLGQLSNVHRTEAIERARLHIGKGVQLECKGEGDVWVRCLSDHAVFVQSYYLDREAGRAPGDAVHKIYPSAYIKVFDLRQCHRQMQQQAATAQAAAAAQAAAVAGNIPGPGSVGGIAPAISLSAAAGIGVDDLRRLCILRMSFVKGWGPDYPRQSIKETPCWIEIHLHRALQLLDEVLHTMPIADPQPLD, encoded by the exons ATGGACAATATGTCTATTACTAACACACCAACAAGTAATGATGCTTGTCTGAGCATTGTTCACAGCTTGATGTGCCATCGGCAAGGTGGAGAGAGTGAAACTTTTGCAAAACGAGCAATTGAAAGCTTAGTTAAAAAGCTAAAGGAGAAAAAAGATGAATTGGATTCTTTGATTACAGCTATAACTACAAATGGAGCTCATCCTAGTAAATGTGTTACGATACAGAGAACATTGGATGGAAGGCTTCAG GTGGCTGGTCGTAAAGGGTTCCCTCACGTGATCTATGCTCGTCTTTGGAGATGGCCAGATCTTCACAAAAATGAACTCAAGCATGTTAAATATTGTCAGTATGCTTTTGACCTAAAATGTGACAGTGTCTGTGTGAATCCTTACCATTATGAGCGAGTAGTGTCACCTGGCATTG atcttTCAGGACTGACATTGCAGAGTTCTG CTCCATCAAGTATGTTGGTGAAAGATGAATATGTTCATGACTTTGAGGGACAGTCATTATCTACAGCTGAAGGCCATTCGGTCCAGACCATCCAGCATCCACCAAGTAACAGGGCTTCTACTGAGACTTACAGCACCCCAGCTATGTTAGCTCCTACTGAGTCTAGCACTACCAGCACCACTAACTTTCCCAACATTCCTGTGGCTTCCACAA GTCAGCCAACCAGTATATTGACAGGTAGCCATAGTGATGGACTCTTACAGATTGCTTCAGGGCCTCAGCCTGGAACGCAGCAGAATGGGTTTACAGCTCAGCCAGCTACTTACCATCACA aTAGTACAACAACTTGGACTGGAAGTCGAACGGCAGCCTACACACCTACTATACCTCACCACCAGAATGGACATCTTCAGCATCACCCACCTATGCCCCATCCTGGACATTACT ggCCAGTTCACAATGAACTTGCATTCCAGCCTCCTATATCAAATCATCCTG CTCCGGAGTACTGGTGTTCAATTGCTTACTTTGAAATGGATGTGCAAGTTGGGGAGACATTTAAAGTCCCTTCAAGTTGTCCAGTTGTTACTGTTGATGGATATGTAGATCCTTCTGGAGGAGACCGCTTTTGCCTGGGCCAGCTTTCTAATGTACACAGAACAGAAGCCATTGAAAGAGCAAG GTTGCACATAGGTAAAGGGGTGCAGTTGGAATGTAAAGGTGAAGGCGATGTGTGGGTTAGGTGCCTCAGTGACCATGCAGTCTTCGTCCAGAGTTACTACTTGGATAGAGAAGCAGGGCGTGCACCAGGAGATGCAGTTCACAAGATTTACCCAAGTGCATATATAAAG gtgtttgaTTTACGTCAATGTCATCGTCAGATGCAGCAGCAGGCTGCCACTGCacaagctgcagctgctgcccaggctgcagcagtAGCTGGAAATATCCCTGGACCAGGATCAGTAGGTGGAATAGCCCCAGCTATCA GTTTGTCAGCTGCTGCTGGAATCGGCGTAGATGATCTTCGCCGCTTATGCATACTTAGGATGAGTTTTGTGAAAGGTTGGGGACCTGATTACCCAAGACAGAGCATCAAAGAAACACCCTGTTGGATTGAAATTCATTTACACCGGGCCCTCCAGCTTCTAGATGAAGTACTTCATACCATGCCTATTGCAGACCCACAACCTCTGGACTGA